The Flavobacteriales bacterium genome contains the following window.
AAATACATTATAATCTTAATAGAATCGTTAACTATTTGATATTTAATTTCGAACAAATTGTTAAAGCTCCTCCCAACTTTCATTACCATAATACAAGCGTTCTCCACGAATCTTTAGAGGAGCTTGAATATTGTTACTAAATAGACTTCCTGTACCTAAACCTTGTGGTAGCTTAGGTTTTTTCTGAGAAACCCACTGAGCAATGGCGTTTAAACCAATATTTGATTCTAAGGCAGAAGTAGCCCACCAGTTTATTTTCATTTTTTCTGCAATAGAAATCCATTCATCGGCATCAGAAAAACCACCAAGCAAACTAGGCTTTAGAATTATATAGTGTGGTTGGATGTCCCGAAGGAGTTTTTCTCTTTTATTTGGTTCTCTAACGGCAATCAGTTCTTCATCCAAAGCAATAGGGATAGGTGTATTTTGCACCAAATTTGCCATCTGTTTTATCTGCCCCTGGCGGATAGGTTGTTCTATAGAATGAATATCAAATACAGCTAATTCTTTAAGTTTCCCCAATGCATCATTAGGTAAAAATGCTCCATTGGCATCAACCCGTAGCTCAATTTTATCAGCAGAAAACTCATTCCTTATCGATTCCAAAAGAGCTAATTCTTCTTTCCAATCTATTGCACCAATTTTGAGCTTTACACAGCTAAAACCACTCTGTAGTTTTTGCTCAATCTGTTTTTTCATAGAAGACTTATCGCCCATCCAAATAAGACCGTTGGTGAGAATCCCTTGTTGATTAACGAAAAAATCGTTGGCGAAAAATTCTTTTTCTACTCCAAACTCCAAATCTTGGAAAGCCATCTCAATAGCAAATTTTACCGCAGGAAAATGATTCCATTTTTCCATCAAAAAATCTTTCCCTTCTGCTATTTCATGGCAAATTTCATTAAAAACGGGTTTCAAGTTCTGTTTCCCCTCAATACTTAAATTAGGTAAAATAGAACACTCTCCTATTCCTTTTTTTCCATCTTTTTCGAGAATCAGAAAATATGAGTCTTTGGTGTGGAGAATACCTCTTGAAGTTCCTGCGGGAATTTTGAAGTTTAAGGTTCTTTTGTAAAAACGAGCTTTCATAAGGTAATTTGTTCTCTATTTTGAATAAAAAAATATCCTCTAGTGACATTTTTAACCAAATTAAGGCAAAAAAATCCGAATGAACTTACAAACTTCCATTCGGATTTTTCTTGTTAAGAACTTTTAGAAGTTTCCTATTGTAAATTCTTCAAAACTTCTTGCATCATTTCTCCCACTTCTTTTCCAAAAGATTCTAATTTTGGGTTCTTCACAGATTGCATCAAAGCCATTGGATCGATAATTGAAACTTCTGTCGTTCCATTTTCTTCTTCCACAATTACATTACAAGGTAAAAATGCCCCTATTTTATCTTCTTCCTGAATGGCTTCCCATACAAAATGAGGATTGCAGGCACCCAAAATCTTATATTTTTTAAAATCAACATCCAATTTTTTCTTTAAAGTATCTTGCATATCAATTTCTGTAAGTATTCCAAAACCCACTTTTTTGAGTTCCACAGTTACTTTTTCAATTGCCTCTTCCATCGAAGTATTTTCTAAAACTGTATTAAAATAGTATGACATAATTTGTTTTTTGTTTACAAAATTATTTTGGAAGTTTATTTTAAACCGTAACAATAGACACGAAACACCACACTTGTATAGACAACCTTTACTCGGGAAAATACTCCATTTCAACTAAAAATCTCAATCATTAACATCAAAAATTTCATAAATTGCTGAATGAATTAATTTTAAAACAAAAAAATTTATGAAGAAAATTTTATTATTAGCTTCTTTATGTGTTACAAGTATGACTTTCGCTCAAAAATTTGAGGGTTCTGTAACATTAGGAAACAACGATGAGATGGAAGTAATGATTTCACTAGATCAATCTACTTCTAAAGCAACTTTTACCGTAACTGGAGACACCGCATCTTGGTTTGGTTTAGGAGTTGGAACTACAAATATGCAAGGTTATGCCATTATGCATAATGTGGTGGATAAAGCAAACGGAGATGCTCGTGAGTACAAAATGTCTGGAAACACGGCACCTGCAGAACAAGCCTCACAAGATCTTTCTCAAACTTCTAAAACGGTAAATGGAAGTAAGGTAACTTTTGTTTACACAAGAGATTTTGACACCAGTGATGGAGATGACTATACTTTTGATGTAACAAAATTGACGATTCCTTTATCTTATGCCATTGCTAATGGAAATACTTTTGATTACCATGGAAATGGAAATAGAGGAGCGAGTCAAATTGTTCTTAAAAACATTGGATTAGATGAAATAAATAA
Protein-coding sequences here:
- a CDS encoding DUF302 domain-containing protein, with product MSYYFNTVLENTSMEEAIEKVTVELKKVGFGILTEIDMQDTLKKKLDVDFKKYKILGACNPHFVWEAIQEEDKIGAFLPCNVIVEEENGTTEVSIIDPMALMQSVKNPKLESFGKEVGEMMQEVLKNLQ
- a CDS encoding o-succinylbenzoate synthase; the protein is MKARFYKRTLNFKIPAGTSRGILHTKDSYFLILEKDGKKGIGECSILPNLSIEGKQNLKPVFNEICHEIAEGKDFLMEKWNHFPAVKFAIEMAFQDLEFGVEKEFFANDFFVNQQGILTNGLIWMGDKSSMKKQIEQKLQSGFSCVKLKIGAIDWKEELALLESIRNEFSADKIELRVDANGAFLPNDALGKLKELAVFDIHSIEQPIRQGQIKQMANLVQNTPIPIALDEELIAVREPNKREKLLRDIQPHYIILKPSLLGGFSDADEWISIAEKMKINWWATSALESNIGLNAIAQWVSQKKPKLPQGLGTGSLFSNNIQAPLKIRGERLYYGNESWEEL
- a CDS encoding T9SS type A sorting domain-containing protein encodes the protein MKKILLLASLCVTSMTFAQKFEGSVTLGNNDEMEVMISLDQSTSKATFTVTGDTASWFGLGVGTTNMQGYAIMHNVVDKANGDAREYKMSGNTAPAEQASQDLSQTSKTVNGSKVTFVYTRDFDTSDGDDYTFDVTKLTIPLSYAIANGNTFDYHGNGNRGASQIVLKNIGLDEINNQFEILINTNFASISENTDANWNVFDMTGKNVLEVRNVNQINFSDLKTGFYILKADVQGTINTRKLYIK